GTTCACAAATGAGAACATCGACAAGATGCGCGAGATAACGGACAGGGCCGATCGTGAAACCACCGCGGGATTCCACGCTGACAGCCTGACGCTTGAGTCAAGGACAGATGTTCTTTTCGAAATCACCGTAAAAAGCTGGGGACTGATCAATGAAGAAATACCCGAAGAACACCTGGACAGATACCCCTCATGGTGGAACGGCATCGTAGTGAGAAAGACCGACGAGGAAAAGGATTACAAGCTCCCCTATTATTCGAAAGCCGTTCCGACGCGCAGGATCGATCTGCCCGAAGGGTATGTCATCCTCCCCCATCAGGATCTTGTGATCGACAAGCTGCTGAAGCATGGGATCTCTGTCAGCAGGATCGAAAGAGCTGTCACCGTTCCTCTGAAGCATTTCGTAATGAGCGAAGTAAGGCCTTCAGCTTCGATTTTTCAGGGACATTCCTTCGTCGAGGTCAGCGGGGAATACCGGGAAGAAGAGACGACCATCCCGGCCGGTGCTTACTACGTATCCCTGAAACAGCCGCTGGCCAGAATCGCCGCGATACTGCTCGAACCGGAATCGGAGGATGGATTCCTGCGCTGGGGCATGCTGAACAGGACGATCGTCAGGCAGTGGGGCAGTAACCGCCCCAATATCTACCCGGTCTTCAGGGCGGACGGGATCGAGGGGAAACTGGATCTGATGGGAATAGATATGGATTTCCTTAATTAGACCACTTGAAAGGAGACACTTATGTTTACAAAAGTATTTTCGTGGACACTTAAATTATTCGTAATTTCGACCCTCTGCATCCTTGTTGTATCCACAGGGCTGCCCGGACCGTATCCTGGAAATGATGTCAGGGCAGGAGACATTGAAGCTTCAGACAACGAAAAAAGCTCCCTCGGCGCGGCGACCCTGATACTTCCTGTCCCGGTATGGATCGTCGGCACTTACGATTCAGAGGGTGTGCCCAACGTCATGACCGCCTCGTGGGCCGGAATATGCAACTCGAGCCCGCCATGCGTTACAATCTCGCTGACTGAAGGAAGATATTCGTACGGCAACATAATCGAGAGAAAAGCGTTTACTATCAATATTCCATCGGAGAAGTTCGCCGCGGAGTCTGCTTTCTTCGGAACCGTTTCAGGGAGAGATTTCAACAAATTCGATAAGACAGGGCTCACGGCCATAAAAAGTGACCTGGTCGATGCACCGTATATCCGGGAATTCCCTCTCGTGGCCGAATGCAGACTGATACACACCTACAAGGTCGGCAGCCACGTCATGCTCATCGGTGAGATTCTCGATATAAAAGCGGATAAATCGATATTGAAGGAAAACGGCCGGCCCGACATAGACCTGCTGAAACCGTTCATATATGCAACGGGAAGTGGGACATTCCACGGTATGGGAAAGAACCTCGGATTGGTCAGAGAACTGCAGGAGACGATCGAGAGATAGTCGTCGATCCCGGCTACTCACAGTCCGGTCATTGTTACGCCCGGCCGGACAGAACATTTGAGAATTAACGTGTCGTGACTGGTAATCATTTATCTACCGGAAAGGTCATCCTGCCCTTCCACTCGATCCGAGGGGCCTCGCGGTTTATATAATCGATCAGGCGCAGGGCGATTCCAATCGTCTGGACCGTGCTGTCAAGGCTCCAGTCGGGATCGTATTCATCTTTGACTGTGTGGTATTTTCCGAGGAAAAACTCTTTCAGCCTGTTCCTTCCACTCACGAAATCTTCGCCGGCGCTGAGCCAGACCGACGGGATCCCTTTGCGCGCGAAACTGAACTGGTCGCTGCGATAGAAGAAGCCTCGATCGGACATCGAAAAATATGAGTATTCCAGACCCTCTTCCTGCAGGATTTTCTTCAGTATATCTTCGAGTGTCGAATACTTCGCGCCGACACCGACAAAATCCCGCGATTTCTCCCACACCGGAGTCGACTCGAAATTGATGTTCGCGACAATCTTCGAAGGATCGATCGTGCCGGCGAAATAGAGCGAACCCAGAAGTCCGGATTCTTCAGCCTCACAGGCCAGGACTATCACGGAATATCGTAATTCGTCCTGATGTTTCTTCAAGTGTTTCGCGGTTATCATCATTGAGGCTACGGCCGATCCGTTATCGATGGCTCCGTTGAAGATCTGGTCCCCTTCGAGCAAGGTGTTCCGACCGAGGTGATCGATGTGGGCACTCAACAGGACAGCTTTATCTCTGAGCTCAGGATCATTGCCGGGGATATACCCTACGACATTCCTTGTAGTGAAACTCCTGAAATCATTTTTGCCTTCTATTTTCACCTGAAACCCAAGGTCGATCGGCTTGAAGTTGCGACTCTCCGATTTCTCATACAGTTCTCCGAGTGATATGTTCATCGAATCGAATATCTCTATCAGTTTCTCCTCGCGGATCCAGCCCCTGAAAAGAAGATCGTTATTCAGAGCCGAATCGAGATAGAGTTCTTCGCCGCCCCATGAGTTTCTGACGACATGCCATCCGTAACCGGCCGATTCGGTCGTGTGCACGAGAAGTATCCCTTTCGCTCCACGCCTTGCCGCTTCCTCGATCTTGTACGTCCATCGGCCGTAATATGTGAGATCGTTACCTTCGAACAGGTTGGGATCCACGTGTACCAACTCACTGGTCCCCTGGGAATCAATGACATGGCGGCCCCGTCCCGGTTCGTTCACCCGCACAATGACTATTTTGCCCGCAACATCGACATCCTTGTAATCGTCCCATGCCCAGGCATCGGACTCTATTCCGAAGCCGGCAAAGACAACATCACCGGTCAGCGAAAACTCGTTTTTCTCGCGGACGTAGCTTCCGACGATATCTTCCAGGTAGACGATGTCTATACCTTCAACCTCAGTCGACAGACTCTGCGTCGAAAAACCGTTCAACCTGAACTGCTGGTAATAACTTTTCCCGATGTCCGCATCACCGGCCGAAGAATCTGCAATCAATAATTTTGCCCCCGGAGAATCTGCCATTTTCGAAATGTAAAATCCCTCGTCCGTAAGGGGGGCTATATCGAGCAACTGAAACAGGCTCTGGATATACTCTTCTGCCAGTTCCCCACCCCTCGTCCCCGGGGCCCGCCCTTCAAGCAGATCGCTTCCGAGAAACTCTATGATGCTCCGTATCTCACTTTTCGTTATAGTATTACACTTATCCGACGAACTGAGCC
This Candidatus Latescibacterota bacterium DNA region includes the following protein-coding sequences:
- a CDS encoding flavin reductase family protein — its product is MFTKVFSWTLKLFVISTLCILVVSTGLPGPYPGNDVRAGDIEASDNEKSSLGAATLILPVPVWIVGTYDSEGVPNVMTASWAGICNSSPPCVTISLTEGRYSYGNIIERKAFTINIPSEKFAAESAFFGTVSGRDFNKFDKTGLTAIKSDLVDAPYIREFPLVAECRLIHTYKVGSHVMLIGEILDIKADKSILKENGRPDIDLLKPFIYATGSGTFHGMGKNLGLVRELQETIER
- a CDS encoding M28 family peptidase, coding for MNRLILSILLMTLLFSPVRLSSSDKCNTITKSEIRSIIEFLGSDLLEGRAPGTRGGELAEEYIQSLFQLLDIAPLTDEGFYISKMADSPGAKLLIADSSAGDADIGKSYYQQFRLNGFSTQSLSTEVEGIDIVYLEDIVGSYVREKNEFSLTGDVVFAGFGIESDAWAWDDYKDVDVAGKIVIVRVNEPGRGRHVIDSQGTSELVHVDPNLFEGNDLTYYGRWTYKIEEAARRGAKGILLVHTTESAGYGWHVVRNSWGGEELYLDSALNNDLLFRGWIREEKLIEIFDSMNISLGELYEKSESRNFKPIDLGFQVKIEGKNDFRSFTTRNVVGYIPGNDPELRDKAVLLSAHIDHLGRNTLLEGDQIFNGAIDNGSAVASMMITAKHLKKHQDELRYSVIVLACEAEESGLLGSLYFAGTIDPSKIVANINFESTPVWEKSRDFVGVGAKYSTLEDILKKILQEEGLEYSYFSMSDRGFFYRSDQFSFARKGIPSVWLSAGEDFVSGRNRLKEFFLGKYHTVKDEYDPDWSLDSTVQTIGIALRLIDYINREAPRIEWKGRMTFPVDK